A single region of the Ziziphus jujuba cultivar Dongzao chromosome 10, ASM3175591v1 genome encodes:
- the LOC132799748 gene encoding protein RECOGNITION OF PERONOSPORA PARASITICA 7-like isoform X2 → MILIIVDDVWKRIDLDEDVGISFGGDQKQCKILLTSRFYNAVKNDVRNENTFEVGKLSASESMDLFNKTAEDSDVKPELPDLATQIIEECNGLPLAITVVASALKKQPCHVWENALHELRMSSPNNIEGMHERVYSSVKLSYNHLPSEEAKSLLLLCSLFPEDENIDSADELLKYALGLGLFQGPIPNLKVAKNRMFTLVENLKRSSLLLDGKSQLELLEPKKDPVKLHDVIRDGAIDIASKERRWYNIRNLDELDDYMRRSDHKKFKDAIAISLLSCTNVVEQVPAERLEGPRLQLLLIESSYCQLADPFLEGLKELRVLYLSSVNLDPLPSSFPFLQNLRTLRLYGCRLGNISLIGELKNLEILDLSYSQVVELGSEIGQLTRLRVLDLRECEKLKVIQSDVLGSLRNLEWLNLSYSFGNWEVEGVYGRERRNARLSELKNLPQLSSLLNLSIPDVNVLPKDIFGEKLETYSINLGSCFRPSLTRHPEMEFGTYNRMLSMELERSSQLDELGLENLLRRSDAIELKGLEGMNSVAYELDKEGFPHCKYLRVANNAGILYIVNSVGQTAFLNLEILGLTRLVKLEKICHGRLAPDSFRNLRRLGVFKCDRLKSIFCFSIAKLLEEIEVMDCEMIEEIVDNDEAINDKIEFPRLRSLRLEKLPHLLQYCTDRQPKSTTNTSSIPLFNEKVEFSNLKSLELLSLNIGKAWSGQLKYYQKTLVDQGAFGNLTKIRVSGCDNLKALIPLSLATSLLHLEDLNVGSCKVMEEIVCSTEESEEEIRLENILFPKLEFLSLSSIPKLGTIIRDSKSTSIDNEAEGIGTVAYKQPLFNSKVEFPNMKELDLRSLNSLQTIWDMRLLEKFDNNLTRVTLNGCHNLKSLMPSSLCGSLVHLNWLEIGGCENIREVVSVESAGHEKLGKILFPQLKSLKLCFLPKLKRFCAGDCIEFPSLEELDMQNCGEMETFVSNSLPCHIDNENEEIESVNKEHLFIKDKVKFPNLEVLKIRNKEVISEIWHGDQSSTLPFPKLKKIELVSIISDSFKFSFKFIQGLEHLEHVRIGILFMESLISSDEAHDILMPSRKLDLIALPKLMHLCDESVQTCKTFRVVEVLKVSRCERLKSLMTSSMSFQNLTTLSVSDCDALENLMASAAAAKSLQQLTEITVRNCRRMTQIIGNNHEAECDVETDQNEIAFDNLQILHFDALCSLGKFYSGNNIIRLPNLEELIVNKCPEMRTFSHGTVYTPRLYRITIKHGWFTRDEVEYQKLLEGDVNTTLKKLWEEHRAAATPSQHNITWLGEVGL, encoded by the exons ATAATTGTAGATGATGTGTGGAAAAGGATCGACTTGGATGAAGATGTTGGTATATCATTTGGGGGTGATCAGAAACAATGCAAGATTCTCTTGACATCCAGATTTTATAATGCTGTAAAGAATGATGTGAGAAATGAAAATACTTTTGAGGTTGGAAAATTATCTGCAAGTGAATCCatggatttatttaataaaacagCAGAGGATTCAGATGTAAAACCAGAGCTTCCAGATTTGGCAACTCAGATTATTGAAGAATGTAATGGTTTACCGCTTGCGATAACGGTAGTAGCAAGTGCATTGAAGAAGCAACCTTGCCATGTTTGGGAGAATGCCTTGCATGAGTTACGAATGTCAAGTCCAAATAACATCGAAGGAATGCATGAAAGAGTGTACTCCAGTGTCAAGTTAAGTTACAATCATCTGCCAAGTGAAGAAGCAAAGTCATTGTTGTTGCTCTGTAGTTTATTTCCAGAAGATGAAAACATAGACAGTGCTGATGAGTTGTTGAAATATGCTTTAGGTTTGGGCTTGTTTCAAGGCCCTATTCCTAATTTGAAAGTGGCAAAAAATAGGATGTTTACGCTTGTTGAAAATCTTAAACGTTCTAGTCTTCTCTTGGATGGCAAGTCCCAACTAGAATTACTTGAACCAAAAAAGGACCCTGTAAAATTGCATGATGTGATCCGTGATGGTGCTATAGATATTGCATCCAAAGAGAGGCGTTGGTATAATATCAGAAATCTTGATGAGTTGGATGACTACATGAGGAGGAGTGACcacaaaaaattcaaagatgCCATTGCAATTTCACTCCTTAGCTGCACAAATGTCGTTGAGCAGGTTCCAGCTGAAAGATTGGAAGGTCCACGGCTTCAGTTATTATTGATTGAATCTTCTTATTGTCAACTTGCAGATCCATTTTTGGAAGGATTGAAAGAGCTCAGAGTTTTATATCTGAGTTCTGTTAATTTGGATCCACTGCCttcatcttttccttttcttcagaATCTACGAACATTGCGTTTGTATGGATGCAGATTGGGCAACATATCTCTAATTGGAGAGctcaaaaatttagaaattcttGACCTTTCATACTCTCAAGTTGTGGAGTTGGGAAGTGAAATCGGACAACTGACTCGACTGCGGGTGTTGGATTTAAGAGAATGTGAGAAACTTAAAGTTATTCAATCAGATGTCCTGGGGAGTTTGCGAAATCTAGAATGGCTGAATTTAAGTTACAGCTTTGGAAACTGGGAGGTTGAAGGAGTATATGGCCGTGAAAGAAGAAATGCCCGTCTCAGTGAGCTAAAAAATCTACCTCAACTTAGCTCTTTGTTAAATCTAAGCATTCCCGATGTTAATGTTCTACCAAAAGACATCTTTGGGGAAAAACTGGAAACCTATTCCATAAACTTGGGATCGTGTTTTAGACCTTCCCTGACACGTCATCCCGAAATGGAGTTTGGAACTTATAACAGAATGTTGTCGATGGAGCTGGAAAGAAGCAGTCAATTAGATGAGCTTGGGCTTGAAAATTTGTTAAGAAGGTCTGATGCGATAGAACTAAAGGGATTAGAGGGGATGAATAGTGTTGCTTATGAATTAGATAAGGAGGGCTTTCCACATTGTAAGTATCTTCGAGTTGCAAATAACGCTGGAATTCTGTACATCGTAAACTCGGTTGGACAAACTGCCTTTCTGAATTTGGAGATTTTGGGACTTACAAGATTGGTGAAGTTGGAAAAGATCTGCCATGGAAGACTCGCACCGGACTCTTTTCGCAATTTGAGGCGACTTGGTGTATTTAAATGTGACAGATTGAAGAGTATCTTCTGTTTCTCCATAGCCAAATTGCTTGAGGAAATTGAAGTGATGGATTGCGAGATGATAGAGGAGATAGTTGACAACGATGAAGCCATTAATGATAAGATTGAGTTTCCTCGTCTGCGCTCATTAcggttggaaaaattaccgcaCCTTCTACAGTATTGCACTGATCGTCAACCGAAGAGTACAACTAATACCAGCTCCATTCCTCTTTTTAATGAAAAG GTTGAGTTTTCCAACTTAAAGTCCCTCGAATTGTTGAGCCTCAATATCGGAAAAGCATGGAGTGGTCAACTTAAATATTATCAGAAAACATTGGTTGACCAAGGAGCATTTggtaatttaacaaaaattagaGTGTCTGGGTGTGATAATTTGAAGGCTTTAATACCATTATCTTTGGCTACAAGTCTTTTGCATCTTGAAGACCTAAATGTTGGAAGTTGTAAGGTCATGGAAGAGATAGTTTGCAGTACAGAGGAATCAGAGGAAGAAATTAGGCTGGAAAATATTTTGTTCCCTAaacttgaatttctttctctaagcTCGATTCCAAAGCTTGGAACAATCATCAGGGACTCCAAGTCAACAAGCATTGACAATGAAGCTGAAGGAATTGGCACGGTGGCATATAAACAACCTCTTTTCAATTCTAAg GTTGAGTTCCCCAACATGAAGGAATTGGATTTGCGATCACTTAATAGTTTGCAAACAATATGGGACATGCGACTTCTTGAAAAGtttgataataatttaacaaGAGTGACTCTGAATGGCTGTCATAATTTGAAAAGTCTAATGCCTTCATCTTTGTGTGGAAGTCTCGTGCATTTAAACTGGCTGGAGATAGGTGGATGTGAAAACATAAGAGAGGTTGTTTCCGTAGAATCAGCAGGACACGAAAAGTTGGGAAAGATTTTGTTCCCTCAACTTAAATCTCTTAAGCTATGTTTCCTTCCAAAACTTAAGAGGTTTTGTGCTGGAGATTGTATTGAATTTCCATCATTAGAAGAACTAGATATGCAAAATTGTGGAGAAATGGAGACTTTCGTTAGCAACTCTCTTCCATGTCACATTGAcaatgaaaatgaagaaatagaaTCAGTCAATAAAGAACATCTCTTCATCAAAGATAAG GTTAAATTCCCAAACTTAGAAGTACTGAAGATTCGCAATAAGGAAGTCATTAGTGAGATATGGCATGGTGATCAGTCTTCAACATTGCCTTTTCCGAAGCTAAAGAAGATAGAGTTGGTTTCCATAATCTCTGACTCATTTAAGTTTTCATTCAAATTCATTCAAGGACTTGAACATCTTGAGCATGTTCGTATTGGCATTCTATTCATGGAATCACTAATTAGTTCTGATGAAGCACATGACATACTCATGCCTTCAAGAAAATTGGATTTGATTGCACTTCCAAAGTTGATGCATCTGTGTGACGAAAGTGTCCAAACATGCAAAACCTTTCGGGTTGTGGAAGTTCTGAAAGTGTCAAGGTGTGAGAGATTAAAGAGCCTAATGACTTCTTCAATGAGTTTCCAAAATTTGACAACTTTGAGTGTATCAGACTGCGATGcattggaaaatttaatggCTTCGGCAGCAGCGGCTAAAAGTCTGCAACAACTTACAGAAATAACAGTACGCAATTGCAGAAGAATGACACAAATAATTGGGAATAATCATGAAGCAGAATGTGATGTTGAAACAGACCAAAACGAGATTGCGTTTGACAACCTGCAGATTTTACATTTTGATGCCTTGTGCAGCCTCGGAAAGTTCTACTCTGGAAATAACATAATAAGACTTCCGAATTTGGAAGAATTAATTGTGAATAAATGCCCTGAGATGAGGACTTTTTCTCATGGTACTGTATACACCCCAAGGCTGTATAGAATAACGATTAAACATGGTTGGTTTACGCGTGATGAAGTGGAATACCAGAAGCTTTTGGAGGGTGATGTTAATACAACTCTAAAAAAGCTTTGGGAGGAACATCGAGCTGCTGCTACCCCATCACAACACAACATTACATG GTTGGGAGAAGTTGGACTTTAG